In a genomic window of Vulpes vulpes isolate BD-2025 chromosome 6, VulVul3, whole genome shotgun sequence:
- the CEP170B gene encoding centrosomal protein of 170 kDa protein B isoform X2, whose protein sequence is MYVLERVQHRVPEEALRHEKYTSQLQVSIKGPAPRKGEALPQHPPYCESLGPRPERGDRRPGTEAAAYRTPLYGQPSWWGEDDGGTPPEERRQEEPYAERPKELAQQDGELPGTMGGFRASVEPQSYSFRREPSYFEIPTKEAPPPPPRPPEGPAQEAPTKEGEPGGAAPVVQSHASFTIEFDDCSPGKVKIKDHVTKFSLRQRRPPGKEAAPAEAVSAETKVADWLVQNDPSLLCRAGPGDDRHSTKSDLPVHTRTLKGHKHEDGTQSDSEDPAAKAAAAVAAGVPAEGGGAQVRLQRQMKRDPQELLHNQQAFVIEFFDQDTPRKKRSQSFTHTPPGDPKADKRRGPGPADKDRSGVPAPARGTGGSSGPQRASSLKRERTEERLGGPSPTPRGSARPFGSVGRRSRLAQDFMAQCLREGSPAARPGPDKAPPASPAPETPRGASPVAPATPPPPPADPQLTKARKQDEDDSLSDAGTYTIETEVQDPEVEEARQMIDQVFGVLESPELSRVSSATFRPVIRGDRDEAGDGVAQRMALLQEFASRSAGMAPQGELQGLTVPGSPGSQKWVSRWASLADSYSDPGLAEESPGRRAGELEGTLPVRQRRLLPQLPSDRADSPGGPEATRRSGPGPPEPGSEQAGCFLGQEDLEPDSLSDASGSDGGRGSERGGGPQEERRRSPQEGLAWTKGRRSPRAPGEPAPTSFFIGDQNGETAFPRKPLAPGEVEGPGRVAQASPPARDSLSVGTSGRMVIQLRTGRSPEPESPAPALVRQDSFSKEPAGGPPAHGQLPHISSHPLLQDLAAARASRMDLHPQDTHLILKETETALAALEARLLSRSAEEAEGPTASAPRPPEDSLSGDSDVDTASTVSLLSGKNGPSPTSPQPAGPQRDKPPSPQAAQDPGGVALNSARERLSDKQRRPLGPSDVGRAEQGRRLAVRRGPGPRGSSDWPDDDRGCGLAPPPGADAVTSDHEAPGAAGAGRPGPRRKAAAPPPPPAAREEQSRGPAGSQKAQQVLTRSNSLSTPRPTRASRLRRARLGEASDTEAADGERGPPATPEPAGRPAPEQAKKLSRLDILAMPRKRAGSFTGPSDSEAAPARPGFSGRSVELYCSGRKPVMAEARAAAKKAASATAVPRQPFSRARPGSARYSSPSTRRRQQGSDCTSTSEEEYGSHHGSPKHTRSHASTATQTPRAGGSGRARPRAPGLRDTDDEEEDPDPYGFIVQTAEIAEIARLSQTLVKDVAILAREIHDVAGDGDSLGSPGPARSPSLSNMPSTPASTISAREELVQRIPEASLNFQKVPPGSLSSRDVDQNMNDRCEDPLASKMRPRSREEVIFDNLMLNPVSQLSHAIRENTEHLAEKMKILFQNTGRAWEELEARINSENEVPILKTSNKEISSILKELRRVQKQLEVINAIVDPSGNLDLLTGNRGSGGSAQLGKGRPAAQSPSSPPLALPLRSFPQRGTCGSPGLPDPAFLPDFLPDAERFLI, encoded by the exons ATGTACGTACTGGAGCGTGTGCAGCACCGGGTCCCCGAGGAGGCGCTCAGG CACGAGAAGTATACCAGCCAGCTGCAGGTGAGCATCAAGGGCCCGGCACCCAGGAAGGGCGAAGCGCTGCCCCAGCACCCCCCGTACTGCGAGTCCTTGGGTCCCAGGCCAGAGAGGGGGGACCGCAGGCCAGGAACAG AGGCAGCGGCCTACCGCACCCCCCTGTACGGGCAGCCCTCCTGGTGGGGAGAAGATGATGGTGGCACCCCGCCCGAGGAGCGGCGCCAGGAGGAGCCCTACGCAG agCGGCCCAAGGAGCTGGCGCAGCAGGACGGGGAGCTCCCCGGGACGATGGGGGGCTTCCGGGCCTCGGTGGAGCCTCAGAGCTACTCATTCAGGCGGGAGCCCAGTTACTTTGAGATCCCCACGAAGgaggccccgccgccgccgccacggcCCCCCGAGGGGCCGGCGCAGGAGGCACCCACCAAGGAAggggagccgggcggggcggCCCCCGTAGTGCAGAGCCACGCCTCCTTCACCATCGAGTTTGACGACTGCAGCCCCGGCAAGGTGAAGATCAAGGACCACGTGACCAAGTTCTCCCTGCGCCAGAGGCGGCCGCCGGGCAAGGAGGCCGCACCTGCGGAGGCCGTGTCTGCGGAGACCAAGGTGGCCGACTGGCTGGTGCAGAATGACCCGAGCCTGCTGTGCCGGGCCGGCCCCGGCGACGACCGTCACAGCACCAAGAGCGACCTGCCGGTCCACACCCGCACCCTGAAGG gccacaAGCATGAGGACGGCACCCAGAGCGACTCGGAGGACCCCGCGGCCAAGGCGGCAGCGGCGGTGGCGGCCGGGGTCCCTgcggagggcggcggggcgcAGGTGCGGCTGCAGAGGCAAATGAAGCGAGATCCCCAGGAGCTGCTGCACAACCAGCAGGCCTTTGTCATCGAGTTCTTTGACCAGGACACGCCGCGCAAGAAGCGCTCCCAGTCCTTCACGCACACCCCTCCCGGGGACCCCAAGGCCGACAAGCGCCGAGGCCCCGGGCCGGCTGACAAAGACCGCTCGGGCGTCCCTGCCCCGGCGCGGGGCACGGGCGGCAGCTCGGGGCCACAGCGGGCCAGCTCGCTCAAGCGGGAGAGGACAGAGGAGCGGCTGGGGGGGCCCTCGCCCACCCCCCGGGGCTCCGCGCGGCCCTTTGGCAGTGTGGGACGCCGCTCCCGTCTGGCCCAGGACTTCATGGCGCAGTGCCTGCGGGAGGGCTCCCCGGCCGCCCGGCCTGGCCCTGACAAGGCACCCCCAGCATCACCGGCCCCCGAGACACCCCGTGGGGCCAGCCCCGTGGCCCCGgcgaccccaccaccaccccccgccgaCCCCCAGCTGACCAAGGCGCGCAAACAGGACGAGGACGACAGCCTGAGTGATGCAGGGACCTACACCATCGAGACAGAGGTGCAGGACCCGGAGGTGGAGGAGGCCCGCCAGATGATCGACCAG GTCTTTGGGGTACTCGAGTCTCCTGAGCTCTCCAGGGTGTCCTCCGCCACCTTCCGTCCTGTCATCAGAGGGGACAGAGACGAGGCCGGCGACGGGGTAGCCCAGCGAATGGCCCTACTGCAGGAGTTTGCCTCCCGGTCAGCGGGCATGGCCCCCCAGGGGGAGCTCCAG GGCCTCACGGTGCCGGGCTCTCCCGGGAGTCAGAAGTGGGTGTCCCGCTGGGCCAGCCTGGCTGACAGCTACTCGGACCCAGGCCTGGCAG AGGAGAGCCCTGGGCGCAGAGCCGGGGAGCTCGAGGGGACGCTGCCCGTGCGCCAGCGACGGCTGCTCCCACAGCTGCCCAGCGACCGTGCAGACAGCCCTGGGGGCCCCGAGGCCACCAGGAGGAGCGGCCCCGGGCCACCGGAGCCAGGCAGTGAGCAGGCCGGATGCTTCTTGGGCCAGGAGGACTTGGAGCCTGACAGCCTCAGCGATGCCAGCGGGTCGGACGGTGGGCGGGGCTCCGAGCGGGGTGGGGGCCCGCAAGAGGAGAGACGCCGGAGCCCCCAGGAGGGACTGGCATGGACAAAGGGCCGGCGCTCGCCGAGGGCCCCTGGAGAGCCAGCCCCCACCTCTTTCTTCATTGGGGACCAGAACGGGGAGACGGCCTTCCCCAGGAAACCCTTGGctccaggggaggtggagggcccGGGGCGGGTGGCCCAGGCCAGCCCCCCGGCGAGGGACAGCCTCTCCGTCGGCACCAGCGGGAGGATGGTGATCCAGCTGCGGACAGGGCGGTCCCCGGAGCCCGAGAGCCCCGCCCCGGCCTTGGTCCGGCAGGACAGCTTCAGCAAGGAGCCGGCTGGCGGCCCCCCAGCGCACGGCCAGCTGCCGCACATCTCCAGCCACCCCCTCCTGCAGGACCTGGCTGCCGCCCGGGCCTCGCGCATGGACCTGCACCCCCAGGACACCCACCTGATCCTGAAGGAGACAGAGACGGCCCTGGCCGCCCTGGAGGCCCGGCTGCTGTCCAGATCCGCGGAGGAGGCAGAGGGCCCCACGGCCAGTGCCCCCAGGCCGCCGGAGGACTCGCTGTCCGGGGACTCTGACGTGGACACGGCCAGCACTGTCAGTCTGCTCAGCGGGAAGAACGGGCCCAGCCCAACCAGCCCGCAGCCCGCGGGACCGCAGAGGGACAAGCCGCCGTCCCCGCAGGCGGCACAGGACCCGGGGGGTGTCGCCTTGAACAGCGCCCGTGAGCGGCTCTCGGACAAGCAGCGGCGCCCGCTGGGCCCGAGCGACGTGGGCCGTGCGGAGCAGGGGAGGCGCCTGGCCGTGCGGCgtggccccgggccccggggctcCTCGGACTGGCCTGACGACGATCGGGGCTGTGGCCTGGCGCCCCCGCCTGGCGCCGACGCGGTCACCTCTGACCACGAGGCCCCCGGGGCCGCTGGGGCGGGGAGGCCAGGCCCTCGGCGGAaagccgccgccccgccgccgccgccagctgCCCGGGAGGAGCAGAGCCGCGGCCCCGCCGGCTCCCAGAAGGCCCAGCAGGTGCTGACCCGCTCCAACAGCCTGTCCACCCCGCGGCCCACGCGGGCCTCCCGGCTGAGACGGGCCCGGCTGGGGGAGGCCTCGGACACGGAGGCTGCCGACGGGGAGCGGGGCCCCCCAGCCACCCCGGAGCCGGCGGGGCGGCCCGCCCCCGAGCAGGCCAAGAAGCTGTCGCGCCTGGACATCCTGGCCATGCCCCGGAAGCGGGCCGGCTCCTTCACAGGGCCCAGCGACTCCGAGGCGGCCCCCGCGCGGCCTGGCTTCTCCGGCCGCAGCGTCGAGCTGTACTGCTCGGGCCGCAAGCCCGTCATGGCCGAGGCTCGGGCCGCCGCCAAGAAGGCCGCCAGCGCCACCGCGGTCCCCCGCCAGCCCTTTAGCAGGGCGCGCCCGGGCAGTGCCCGATACTCGTCACCCA GCACGCGCCGCCGGCAGCAGGGCTCGGATTGCACGTCCACGTCCGAGGAGGAGTACGGCTCCCACCACGGCTCCCCCAAACACACACGCTCCCATGCCTCTACAGCCACGCAGACCCCGCGGGCTGGCGGCTCTGGCCGCGCGCGACCCCGGGCGCCTGGCCTCCGGGACACGGATGACGAGGAGGAAGACCCTGACCCCTACGGCTTTATCGTGCAGACGGCGGAGATCGCTGAGATCGCCAG GCTGAGCCAGACGCTGGTGAAGGACGTGGCCATCCTCGCCCGGGAGATCCACGATGTGGCTGGGGACGGTGACTCGCTGGGCTCACCGGGGCCCGCCCGCAGCCCCTCTCTCAGCAACATGCCCAGCACCCCTGCTTCGACCATCTCTGCCCGTGAGGAG CTGGTACAACGCATCCCCGAGGCCAGCCTCAACTTCCAGAAGGTGCCACCCGGCTCCCTGAGCTCTCGAGATGTGGACCAGAACATGAACGACCGCTGTGAGGACCCCCTCGCCAGCAAGATGCGGCCCCGGAGCCGCGAGGAG GTGATCTTTGACAACCTGATGCTGAACCCAGTGTCCCAGCTGTCTCATGCCATCCGGGAGAACACGGAGCACCTCGCGGAGAAGATGAA GATCCTCTTTCAGAACACAGGGCGAGCCTGGGAGGAGCTAGAAGCCAGAATCAACTCGGAGAACGAGGTGCCCATCCTGAAGACGTCCAACAAG GAGATCAGCTCCATCCTGAAAGAACTGAGACGCGTGCAGAAGCAGCTGGAAG TCATCAACGCCATCGTGGACCCCAGCGGGAACCTGGACCTGCTGACCGGGAACCGCGGCTCCGGGGGCTCGGCCCAGCTTGGGAAGGGCCGGCCGGCTGCCCAGAGTCCGTCCTCGCCCCCCTTGGCCCTGCCTCTGAGGAGCTTCCCGCAGCGGGGCACCTGCGGGTCCCCTGGCCTCCCGGACCCCGCCTTCCTCCCCGACTTCCTCCCCGACGCAGAGAGGTTCCTGATCTAg
- the CEP170B gene encoding centrosomal protein of 170 kDa protein B isoform X1 has product MSVTSWFLVSSSGTRHRLPRELIFVGRDECELMLQSRSVDKQHAVINYDQDRDEHWVKDLGSLNGTFVNDVRIPDQKYITLKLHDVIRFGYDSNMYVLERVQHRVPEEALRHEKYTSQLQVSIKGPAPRKGEALPQHPPYCESLGPRPERGDRRPGTEAAAYRTPLYGQPSWWGEDDGGTPPEERRQEEPYAERPKELAQQDGELPGTMGGFRASVEPQSYSFRREPSYFEIPTKEAPPPPPRPPEGPAQEAPTKEGEPGGAAPVVQSHASFTIEFDDCSPGKVKIKDHVTKFSLRQRRPPGKEAAPAEAVSAETKVADWLVQNDPSLLCRAGPGDDRHSTKSDLPVHTRTLKGHKHEDGTQSDSEDPAAKAAAAVAAGVPAEGGGAQVRLQRQMKRDPQELLHNQQAFVIEFFDQDTPRKKRSQSFTHTPPGDPKADKRRGPGPADKDRSGVPAPARGTGGSSGPQRASSLKRERTEERLGGPSPTPRGSARPFGSVGRRSRLAQDFMAQCLREGSPAARPGPDKAPPASPAPETPRGASPVAPATPPPPPADPQLTKARKQDEDDSLSDAGTYTIETEVQDPEVEEARQMIDQVFGVLESPELSRVSSATFRPVIRGDRDEAGDGVAQRMALLQEFASRSAGMAPQGELQGLTVPGSPGSQKWVSRWASLADSYSDPGLAEESPGRRAGELEGTLPVRQRRLLPQLPSDRADSPGGPEATRRSGPGPPEPGSEQAGCFLGQEDLEPDSLSDASGSDGGRGSERGGGPQEERRRSPQEGLAWTKGRRSPRAPGEPAPTSFFIGDQNGETAFPRKPLAPGEVEGPGRVAQASPPARDSLSVGTSGRMVIQLRTGRSPEPESPAPALVRQDSFSKEPAGGPPAHGQLPHISSHPLLQDLAAARASRMDLHPQDTHLILKETETALAALEARLLSRSAEEAEGPTASAPRPPEDSLSGDSDVDTASTVSLLSGKNGPSPTSPQPAGPQRDKPPSPQAAQDPGGVALNSARERLSDKQRRPLGPSDVGRAEQGRRLAVRRGPGPRGSSDWPDDDRGCGLAPPPGADAVTSDHEAPGAAGAGRPGPRRKAAAPPPPPAAREEQSRGPAGSQKAQQVLTRSNSLSTPRPTRASRLRRARLGEASDTEAADGERGPPATPEPAGRPAPEQAKKLSRLDILAMPRKRAGSFTGPSDSEAAPARPGFSGRSVELYCSGRKPVMAEARAAAKKAASATAVPRQPFSRARPGSARYSSPSTRRRQQGSDCTSTSEEEYGSHHGSPKHTRSHASTATQTPRAGGSGRARPRAPGLRDTDDEEEDPDPYGFIVQTAEIAEIARLSQTLVKDVAILAREIHDVAGDGDSLGSPGPARSPSLSNMPSTPASTISAREELVQRIPEASLNFQKVPPGSLSSRDVDQNMNDRCEDPLASKMRPRSREEVIFDNLMLNPVSQLSHAIRENTEHLAEKMKILFQNTGRAWEELEARINSENEVPILKTSNKEISSILKELRRVQKQLEVINAIVDPSGNLDLLTGNRGSGGSAQLGKGRPAAQSPSSPPLALPLRSFPQRGTCGSPGLPDPAFLPDFLPDAERFLI; this is encoded by the exons ATGAGTGTCACCTCCTGGTTCCTGGTGAGCAGCAGCGGCACCCGCCACCGGCTCCCGCGAGAGCTCATCTTCGTGGGGCGTGATGAGTGTGAGCTCATGCTGCAG TCCCGCAGCGTGGACAAGCAGCATGCCGTCATCAACTACGACCAGGAcagggacgagcactgggtgaaGGACCTGGGAAGCTTGAACGGG ACGTTCGTGAATGATGTGCGCATCCCGGACCAGAAGTACATCACGCTGAAGCTCCATGACGTCATCCGATTCGGCTACG ATTCCAACATGTACGTACTGGAGCGTGTGCAGCACCGGGTCCCCGAGGAGGCGCTCAGG CACGAGAAGTATACCAGCCAGCTGCAGGTGAGCATCAAGGGCCCGGCACCCAGGAAGGGCGAAGCGCTGCCCCAGCACCCCCCGTACTGCGAGTCCTTGGGTCCCAGGCCAGAGAGGGGGGACCGCAGGCCAGGAACAG AGGCAGCGGCCTACCGCACCCCCCTGTACGGGCAGCCCTCCTGGTGGGGAGAAGATGATGGTGGCACCCCGCCCGAGGAGCGGCGCCAGGAGGAGCCCTACGCAG agCGGCCCAAGGAGCTGGCGCAGCAGGACGGGGAGCTCCCCGGGACGATGGGGGGCTTCCGGGCCTCGGTGGAGCCTCAGAGCTACTCATTCAGGCGGGAGCCCAGTTACTTTGAGATCCCCACGAAGgaggccccgccgccgccgccacggcCCCCCGAGGGGCCGGCGCAGGAGGCACCCACCAAGGAAggggagccgggcggggcggCCCCCGTAGTGCAGAGCCACGCCTCCTTCACCATCGAGTTTGACGACTGCAGCCCCGGCAAGGTGAAGATCAAGGACCACGTGACCAAGTTCTCCCTGCGCCAGAGGCGGCCGCCGGGCAAGGAGGCCGCACCTGCGGAGGCCGTGTCTGCGGAGACCAAGGTGGCCGACTGGCTGGTGCAGAATGACCCGAGCCTGCTGTGCCGGGCCGGCCCCGGCGACGACCGTCACAGCACCAAGAGCGACCTGCCGGTCCACACCCGCACCCTGAAGG gccacaAGCATGAGGACGGCACCCAGAGCGACTCGGAGGACCCCGCGGCCAAGGCGGCAGCGGCGGTGGCGGCCGGGGTCCCTgcggagggcggcggggcgcAGGTGCGGCTGCAGAGGCAAATGAAGCGAGATCCCCAGGAGCTGCTGCACAACCAGCAGGCCTTTGTCATCGAGTTCTTTGACCAGGACACGCCGCGCAAGAAGCGCTCCCAGTCCTTCACGCACACCCCTCCCGGGGACCCCAAGGCCGACAAGCGCCGAGGCCCCGGGCCGGCTGACAAAGACCGCTCGGGCGTCCCTGCCCCGGCGCGGGGCACGGGCGGCAGCTCGGGGCCACAGCGGGCCAGCTCGCTCAAGCGGGAGAGGACAGAGGAGCGGCTGGGGGGGCCCTCGCCCACCCCCCGGGGCTCCGCGCGGCCCTTTGGCAGTGTGGGACGCCGCTCCCGTCTGGCCCAGGACTTCATGGCGCAGTGCCTGCGGGAGGGCTCCCCGGCCGCCCGGCCTGGCCCTGACAAGGCACCCCCAGCATCACCGGCCCCCGAGACACCCCGTGGGGCCAGCCCCGTGGCCCCGgcgaccccaccaccaccccccgccgaCCCCCAGCTGACCAAGGCGCGCAAACAGGACGAGGACGACAGCCTGAGTGATGCAGGGACCTACACCATCGAGACAGAGGTGCAGGACCCGGAGGTGGAGGAGGCCCGCCAGATGATCGACCAG GTCTTTGGGGTACTCGAGTCTCCTGAGCTCTCCAGGGTGTCCTCCGCCACCTTCCGTCCTGTCATCAGAGGGGACAGAGACGAGGCCGGCGACGGGGTAGCCCAGCGAATGGCCCTACTGCAGGAGTTTGCCTCCCGGTCAGCGGGCATGGCCCCCCAGGGGGAGCTCCAG GGCCTCACGGTGCCGGGCTCTCCCGGGAGTCAGAAGTGGGTGTCCCGCTGGGCCAGCCTGGCTGACAGCTACTCGGACCCAGGCCTGGCAG AGGAGAGCCCTGGGCGCAGAGCCGGGGAGCTCGAGGGGACGCTGCCCGTGCGCCAGCGACGGCTGCTCCCACAGCTGCCCAGCGACCGTGCAGACAGCCCTGGGGGCCCCGAGGCCACCAGGAGGAGCGGCCCCGGGCCACCGGAGCCAGGCAGTGAGCAGGCCGGATGCTTCTTGGGCCAGGAGGACTTGGAGCCTGACAGCCTCAGCGATGCCAGCGGGTCGGACGGTGGGCGGGGCTCCGAGCGGGGTGGGGGCCCGCAAGAGGAGAGACGCCGGAGCCCCCAGGAGGGACTGGCATGGACAAAGGGCCGGCGCTCGCCGAGGGCCCCTGGAGAGCCAGCCCCCACCTCTTTCTTCATTGGGGACCAGAACGGGGAGACGGCCTTCCCCAGGAAACCCTTGGctccaggggaggtggagggcccGGGGCGGGTGGCCCAGGCCAGCCCCCCGGCGAGGGACAGCCTCTCCGTCGGCACCAGCGGGAGGATGGTGATCCAGCTGCGGACAGGGCGGTCCCCGGAGCCCGAGAGCCCCGCCCCGGCCTTGGTCCGGCAGGACAGCTTCAGCAAGGAGCCGGCTGGCGGCCCCCCAGCGCACGGCCAGCTGCCGCACATCTCCAGCCACCCCCTCCTGCAGGACCTGGCTGCCGCCCGGGCCTCGCGCATGGACCTGCACCCCCAGGACACCCACCTGATCCTGAAGGAGACAGAGACGGCCCTGGCCGCCCTGGAGGCCCGGCTGCTGTCCAGATCCGCGGAGGAGGCAGAGGGCCCCACGGCCAGTGCCCCCAGGCCGCCGGAGGACTCGCTGTCCGGGGACTCTGACGTGGACACGGCCAGCACTGTCAGTCTGCTCAGCGGGAAGAACGGGCCCAGCCCAACCAGCCCGCAGCCCGCGGGACCGCAGAGGGACAAGCCGCCGTCCCCGCAGGCGGCACAGGACCCGGGGGGTGTCGCCTTGAACAGCGCCCGTGAGCGGCTCTCGGACAAGCAGCGGCGCCCGCTGGGCCCGAGCGACGTGGGCCGTGCGGAGCAGGGGAGGCGCCTGGCCGTGCGGCgtggccccgggccccggggctcCTCGGACTGGCCTGACGACGATCGGGGCTGTGGCCTGGCGCCCCCGCCTGGCGCCGACGCGGTCACCTCTGACCACGAGGCCCCCGGGGCCGCTGGGGCGGGGAGGCCAGGCCCTCGGCGGAaagccgccgccccgccgccgccgccagctgCCCGGGAGGAGCAGAGCCGCGGCCCCGCCGGCTCCCAGAAGGCCCAGCAGGTGCTGACCCGCTCCAACAGCCTGTCCACCCCGCGGCCCACGCGGGCCTCCCGGCTGAGACGGGCCCGGCTGGGGGAGGCCTCGGACACGGAGGCTGCCGACGGGGAGCGGGGCCCCCCAGCCACCCCGGAGCCGGCGGGGCGGCCCGCCCCCGAGCAGGCCAAGAAGCTGTCGCGCCTGGACATCCTGGCCATGCCCCGGAAGCGGGCCGGCTCCTTCACAGGGCCCAGCGACTCCGAGGCGGCCCCCGCGCGGCCTGGCTTCTCCGGCCGCAGCGTCGAGCTGTACTGCTCGGGCCGCAAGCCCGTCATGGCCGAGGCTCGGGCCGCCGCCAAGAAGGCCGCCAGCGCCACCGCGGTCCCCCGCCAGCCCTTTAGCAGGGCGCGCCCGGGCAGTGCCCGATACTCGTCACCCA GCACGCGCCGCCGGCAGCAGGGCTCGGATTGCACGTCCACGTCCGAGGAGGAGTACGGCTCCCACCACGGCTCCCCCAAACACACACGCTCCCATGCCTCTACAGCCACGCAGACCCCGCGGGCTGGCGGCTCTGGCCGCGCGCGACCCCGGGCGCCTGGCCTCCGGGACACGGATGACGAGGAGGAAGACCCTGACCCCTACGGCTTTATCGTGCAGACGGCGGAGATCGCTGAGATCGCCAG GCTGAGCCAGACGCTGGTGAAGGACGTGGCCATCCTCGCCCGGGAGATCCACGATGTGGCTGGGGACGGTGACTCGCTGGGCTCACCGGGGCCCGCCCGCAGCCCCTCTCTCAGCAACATGCCCAGCACCCCTGCTTCGACCATCTCTGCCCGTGAGGAG CTGGTACAACGCATCCCCGAGGCCAGCCTCAACTTCCAGAAGGTGCCACCCGGCTCCCTGAGCTCTCGAGATGTGGACCAGAACATGAACGACCGCTGTGAGGACCCCCTCGCCAGCAAGATGCGGCCCCGGAGCCGCGAGGAG GTGATCTTTGACAACCTGATGCTGAACCCAGTGTCCCAGCTGTCTCATGCCATCCGGGAGAACACGGAGCACCTCGCGGAGAAGATGAA GATCCTCTTTCAGAACACAGGGCGAGCCTGGGAGGAGCTAGAAGCCAGAATCAACTCGGAGAACGAGGTGCCCATCCTGAAGACGTCCAACAAG GAGATCAGCTCCATCCTGAAAGAACTGAGACGCGTGCAGAAGCAGCTGGAAG TCATCAACGCCATCGTGGACCCCAGCGGGAACCTGGACCTGCTGACCGGGAACCGCGGCTCCGGGGGCTCGGCCCAGCTTGGGAAGGGCCGGCCGGCTGCCCAGAGTCCGTCCTCGCCCCCCTTGGCCCTGCCTCTGAGGAGCTTCCCGCAGCGGGGCACCTGCGGGTCCCCTGGCCTCCCGGACCCCGCCTTCCTCCCCGACTTCCTCCCCGACGCAGAGAGGTTCCTGATCTAg